From Parus major isolate Abel chromosome 1A, Parus_major1.1, whole genome shotgun sequence, the proteins below share one genomic window:
- the MGAT4C gene encoding alpha-1,3-mannosyl-glycoprotein 4-beta-N-acetylglucosaminyltransferase C yields the protein MQFFTRHNLKYFDKMRCLRKRSAVSFLGILVVCLLFMNLYIEDGYVLEGDKQLIRETATHQLNPERYVHSFKDLSNFSGSINISYRYLAGTPLPRKRYLTIGLSSVKRKKGNYLLETIKSIFEQSSYEELKEIAVVVQLADFDSAWCEGMVQDISQKFAHHIIAGRLIVIHVPEDYYPVLDGLKRNYNDPEDRVKFRSKQNVDYAFLLNFCANLSDYYVMLEDDVRCSKNFLTAVKKVITSREGSYWVTLEFSKLGYIGKLYHSHDLPRLAHFLLMFYQEMPCDWLLIHFRGLLAQKEVIRFKPSLFQHMGYYSSYKGAENKLKDDDFEEESFDIPDNPPANLHTNMNVFENYEASKAYSSIDEYFWGKAPSTGDFYGIVFEKPIKISKIKVVTGTEDRQNDILHHGALEVGEKIVGSKKGRQCTTYLRLGEFKNGNFEITDVEHKVLFDINCMRILVTKSQKEWLIIRSISVWTSQTPNQ from the exons ATGCAGTTCTTCACGAGACacaacttgaaatattttgataaaatgaGATGCTTGCGGAAACGATCAGCAGTGTCATTCTTAGGAATCCTTGTTGTTTGCTTGCTGTTCATGAACTTGTACATTGAGGATGGTTATGTTTTG GAAGGGGACAAGCAATTAATCAGAGAAACAGCCACGCACCAGCTCAACCCAGAGCGTTATGTTCACAGTTTTAAAGATTTGTCTAATTTCTCAGGATCTATAAACATTTCCTATCGCTACCTAGCTGGCACACCTTTGCCAAGGAAAA GGTATCTTACGATTGGACTTTCCTCTGTAAAACGGAAAAAGGGAAACTACTTGCTTGAGACCATCAAGTCCATATTTGAGCAGTCAAGCTATGAGGAGCTAAAAGAAATTGCAGTGGTAGTACAGCTGGCAGATTTTGACTCAGCCTGGTGTGAAGGGATGGTCCAggatatttcacagaaatttgcACATCATATAATTGCGGGCAGATTGATAGTTATTCATGTCCCTGAGGATTACTATCCTGTACTGGATGGCCTTAAGAGAAATTACAATGACCCCGAGGACCGTGTGAAGTTTCGATCAAAACAAAATGTAGATTATGCTTTCCTTCTAAACTTTTGTGCTAATCTTTCTGACTACTATGTGATGCTGGAAGACGATGTTCGCTGCTCAAAGAATTTTTTGACTGCTGTTAAGAAAGTAATTACCTCACGAGAAGGATCCTACTGGGTGACATTGGAATTCTCCAAGCTGGGGTACATTGGAAAGCTTTACCATTCTCATGACCTACCACGCCTGGCCCATTTTCTATTGATGTTTTACCAAGAAATGCCTTGCGATTGGCTGCTCATCCACTTCCGTGGGCTGCTAGCTCAAAAGGAAGTGATACGTTTTAAGCCATCTCTCTTCCAGCACATGGGATACTACTCGTCTTACAAAGGAGCTGAAAATAAGTTAAAGGATGATGATTTTGAAGAGGAATCCTTTGATATCCCTGACAACCCACCTGCAAACTTGCACACCAATATGAATGTATTTGAAAACTACGAGGCAAGCAAGGCTTACAGCAGCATTGATGAGTACTTCTGGGGCAAAGCTCCTTCTACTGGAGACTTCTATGGCATTGTATTTGAAAAGCCCattaaaatcagtaaaattaaaGTTGTCACTGGAACTGAAGATCGgcaaaatgacattttacatCATGGGGCCCTGGAAGTAGGTGAAAAGATTGTGGGCAGTAAAAAAGGAAGACAATGTACGACTTACTTGAGACTAGGGGAGTTCAAAAATGGGAATTTCGAAATAACAGATGTAGAGCACAAAGTTCTGTTTGATATTAACTGCATGAGAATACTTGTTACTAAAAGTCAAAAAGAATGGCTGATCATTAGGAGCATTAGCGTCTGGACTTCTCAAACACCAAATCAATAA